One stretch of Kluyveromyces marxianus DMKU3-1042 DNA, complete genome, chromosome 8 DNA includes these proteins:
- the EXP1 gene encoding Exp1p: MDPFVYLILFVLVIIFVVLLPLLGGIGSYSVKKNDARGSNKGRSGTDKKRLKLEKEDIPLKFKVGLEKDGKKEGKRFEIDGKTGLKRRVIGKYSNNENEFDYDVDELIAEDLKEQQEEESARYEQFLGKENETQELLV, from the coding sequence ATGGATCCGTTTGTGTACTTGATACTGTTCGTTTTGGTGATCATTTTTGTCGTTCTATTACCTTTGCTTGGAGGCATCGGATCATACTctgtgaagaagaatgacGCTAGAGGGTCGAATAAGGGTAGATCCGGCACGGATAAGAAGCGGTTGAAGCTGGAGAAGGAGGATATTCCATTGAAGTTCAAGGTTGGGCTCGAAAAAGACGGTAAGAAGGAGGGAAAGAGGTTTGAAATCGATGGGAAGACTGGGTTGAAAAGACGTGTGATTGGCAAGTACAGCAACAACGAGAACGAGTTTGACTACGATGTGGACGAGTTGATTGCCGAGGACTTGAAGGAGCAGCAGGAGGAGGAGTCTGCGAGATATGAGCAGTTTTTGGGCAAAGAAAACGAGACTCAAGAGCTTCTAGTGTGA
- the NUT1 gene encoding Nut1p: MESFVQLVENCCARGIAAQQFLNFYHEFINEKYEASLNNGNEEREVESRKQVFQHVSEELLTVLQSCSGNQETLLAEYMVHLVFINYDTDLSSALLPRIYSIQSEQLLLHFHSLATSFIGRLEDNLIKDQMRQDLSTFIIPSCLRIDMSTFSNQLFIAVVKYLQALLSLVDGVLEVEMDKEKMKLALSSILTRANKLNRIMGKRVCRDFETKLNVSLASEPSSNKLAAMSSPAIFSPSLGNGIGSGAGMGSLASRLVGTPGSVRPMDMSASSSGPSAPSAASRIQDLKLIRFYKNLWLNNKIHNFNTTDAQFLEKFSSINYRLSSTGMEEHMMEEKITDLIETAYTSFAQLVNNKLYHQTNTHFNLLERKYVHFITKRLPLIIRDFLPQNPSVIVNALQNMDDKVKKAIKSYYSNKNDSPESNEDLFDDYSGNNFDIRHDFLKNLIMLNLRPPSVLNVFLREDQMVDTKTLKTDDSLSIVNSQGVQEKITDLHGTLKSLLSDLDIENQYIGNGTNYQFSPDNSLLKLLMSFDTIAPTKQVEISSAFVQILQTSIENSDLKTLGKVLWVLTTNIGHVTTSMLCCLSPDPFMSTVIGFIDKRQQSSSMSASDEPDFESLHGYITFGMALSFIVFMNKTYGVNVEQYVDNYDTSYAIKFLSTIQEIPNSFVLQHGSPEESNSYLQNWLKDLFINGSISDTQMKNADIKDLINLVPFIFKQSLVAVQSGSVQNMSNISSGSEYFLQPFILPGLIKIMFWLEYYLKSLKSNNPPPQILSSCWELLNIIISPSSLDDDAKGLHFVILKLNCVRLLNVLHMFRNDESNSGQYGVYATHESIDPKLESLISKFEYVASISNIYDVDPKFYETTKEGYSHGTLFSSKIPITNDMPVDKIMTNQLNSFWNLHSSTYYNYDYLLELVKLITPEKFLLDSIKTLTYKVAAYGVPGIQGKLNTSAIEQVANFFAYFMVLHDVQTEEQRLALLNYIETGVIATNKDIEAKPEPETKIDDDFDMLFGEPFNNTVEDTSVVFSQNDQPKGNSFSTVYPVFVGTFGVIIAEMKNRFDKSKAQGILTEEEYQKSTTFTRKYLDNLKNSVV, from the coding sequence ATGGAGTCATTTGTACAATTGGTAGAAAATTGCTGTGCAAGAGGGATTGCAGCGCAGCAATTCCTTAATTTCTATCATGAATTTATTAATGAGAAGTATGAAGCAAGCTTGAACAATGGGAATGAGGAGCGTGAGGTGGAGTCTCGGAAGCAGGTTTTCCAGCATGTTTCTGAGGAGCTACTTACGGTTTTGCAGTCTTGTAGTGGGAACCAGGAGACGCTTCTTGCGGAGTATATGGTTCATTTAGTGTTTATCAATTACGATACAGATCTCAGTTCTGCGTTGTTGCCTCGGATATATTCGATTCAGTCTGAGCAGCTTCTGCTTCATTTCCACAGTTTGGCGACGTCTTTTATTGGTCGGTTAGAAGATAACTTGATCAAGGATCAGATGAGGCAGGATCTTTCCACATTTATCATTCCTTCGTGTCTTCGAATCGACATGAGTACTTTCAGCAACCAGTTGTTTATTGCTGTGGTGAAGTATCTACAGGCTTTGCTATCGTTGGTTGATGGTGTGCTTGAAGTGGAAATGGATAAGGAGAAGATGAAGCTAGCACTAAGTTCGATTTTGACCAGGGCGAACAAGTTGAACCGGATTATGGGGAAGCGTGTGTGTCGGGATTTCGAGACGAAATTGAATGTATCTCTTGCTTCAGAGCCCAGTAGCAATAAGCTGGCTGCCATGAGCTCGCCTGCAATTTTCTCGCCATCGCTTGGAAACGGCATTGGAAGTGGAGCAGGGATGGGAAGTTTAGCCTCAAGATTGGTTGGTACACCTGGATCCGTGAGGCCTATGGATATGAGCGCATCGTCTTCGGGACCATCTGCACCTTCGGCAGCATCTAGGATTCAGGATCTCAAGCTCATAAGATTCTATAAGAATTTGTGGTTGAACAATAAAATCCACAATTTCAACACTACAGATGCGCAGTTCTTGGAAAAGTTCAGCTCAATTAATTATAGACTATCGTCAACTGGCATGGAGGAACACAtgatggaagaaaagataaCCGATTTAATTGAAACTGCATACACATCATTCGCCCAATTAGTGAACAACAAACTGTATCAccaaacaaacacacatttcaaccttttggaaagaaaatacGTCCATTTCATAACTAAGAGGCTACCTTTAATAATAAGAGATTTCTTACCTCAGAATCCATCTGTTATTGTAAATGCCCTACAAAATATGGACGATAAAGTAAAGAAAGCTATCAAATCATACTACTCTAATAAAAATGACTCGCCAGAGAGTAACGAGGACTTATTCGATGACTACTCCGGCAATAATTTCGATATAAGACatgatttcttgaagaatctgATTATGTTGAATTTAAGACCACCAAGCGTATTGAATGTATTTTTAAGAGAAGATCAAATGGTCGATACAAAGACGTTGAAAACTGACGACTCTTTGAGCATTGTAAACTCTCAGGGTGTACAAGAGAAAATTACTGACTTACATGGTACGTTAAAGTCTTTACTTTCAGACTTAGACATAGAAAACCAATACATTGGCAATGGTACAAACTACCAATTTTCTCCAGATAATTCGTTATTAAAGCTACTCATGTCTTTCGATACCATCGCTCCAACCAAGCAGGTTGAGATCTCTTCGGCTTTCGTGCAAATACTACAAACTTCAATAGAAAACTCTGACTTAAAGACCCTAGGGAAAGTTTTATGGGTATTAACCACGAACATCGGACATGTAACAACCTCGATGTTATGTTGTTTATCACCTGATCCTTTCATGAGTACTGTCATCGGTTTTATCGACAAGAGACAACAGTCTTCCTCGATGTCTGCTTCCGACGAACCAGACTTTGAGTCTCTTCATGGTTACATAACTTTCGGAATGGCGTTGTCCTTTATAGTCTTTATGAATAAGACATATGGGGTAAATGTTGAGCAATACGTTGATAATTATGATACCTCGTACGCGATAAAATTCctttcaacaattcaagaaattccaaACTCATTTGTCCTTCAACATGGATCGCCTGAGGAATCCAACAGTTATTTACAAAACTGGCTAAAAGACCTTTTCATTAATGGTTCTATTAGCGATAcacaaatgaaaaatgcTGATATTAAGGATCTAATAAACTTGGTACCGTTCATATTTAAACAGAGTCTCGTTGCTGTACAATCAGGTTCAGTTCAGAACATGTCGAATATATCCAGCGGGTCTGAATACTTTTTACAACCTTTTATTCTACCAGGCCTAATAAAGATAATGTTCTGGTTAGAATACTACCTCAAGTCGTTAAAGAGTAATAACCCACCTCCTCAAATTTTAAGTTCTTGTTGGGAGCTcttaaatataataatatcaccatcatcactCGATGACGATGCTAAAGGCTTGCATTTTGTGATACTAAAACTAAACTGCGTCAGGCTCCTAAATGTTCTTCATATGTTCAGAAATGATGAATCCAACAGTGGGCAGTATGGTGTATATGCCACACATGAGTCCATCGATCCAAAACTAGAGAGTTTAATATCCAAATTTGAATATGTTGCTTCCATTTCGAATATTTATGACGTTGATCCTAAATTTTACGAGACCACAAAGGAAGGTTATTCCCATGGTACTTTGTTTTCAAGTAAAATACCAATTACTAATGATATGCCTGTTGATAAGATAATGACTAATCAACTAAACTCCTTTTGGAACCTTCACAGTAGCACATATTATAATTACGACTACCTATTAGAATTGGTGAAGCTTATCACTCCAGAGAAATTCTTACTCGATTCTATAAAAACTTTAACATACAAGGTCGCTGCGTATGGTGTTCCAGGAATCCAGGGAAAACTGAATACCTCTGCTATAGAACAAGTGGCCAATTTCTTTGCATACTTCATGGTGCTACATGATGTTCAAACAGAGGAACAAAGATTGGCTTTATTGAACTACATAGAAACTGGTGTCATAGCCACAAACAAGGATATCGAGGCTAAACCAGAGCCTGAAACTAAaatagatgatgattttgatatGTTGTTCGGAGAACCTTTCAATAATACCGTTGAAGATACCTCTGTTGTCTTTTCTCAAAATGATCAACCAAAGGGCAACAGCTTTTCCACAGTCTACCCCGTGTTTGTAGGTACCTTTGGCGTAATCATTGCGGAAATGAAGAACAGATTCGACAAAAGCAAAGCTCAAGGAATACTCACCGAGGAAGAATACCAAAAGTCCACTACATTCACAAGAAAATACCTAGacaatttgaagaattctgTTGTATGA
- the PEX14 gene encoding Pex14p yields MTEKVSEDRKELYDSAIAFLRDPNVASAPLAKKIEFLEGKGLTQDEIEKAIKEASSSSVTGTETSNTSQTEASSNASTGRPLNTVYEAVPPAIPNRDWRDYFIMATASAGLFYGVYQITKRYILPQILPESKSKLEQDKELIMEQFDKVEKLLSQIEQEHEEYKQKEEAKLDDVDRTILQLQNTLDETATLKQRMEAEFTAIKKEFNNMQSSIDTFVRSAGNDQELKKLQDEIQSLKNLIKSSLGTTGGPGGPGVPGSLSQTVSPNSTGFIPGADSIPSAADILANMELGKTKAKSKSPEAPGPEPASAAQVPAWKKAREENMSKSSVTSNSAIPEWQRAMNTGNSYESN; encoded by the coding sequence ATGACTGAGAAGGTGAGTGAAGACCGTAAGGAGTTGTATGACTCGGCTATAGCTTTTTTGAGGGACCCTAACGTTGCTTCTGCACCCTTGGCCAAGAAGATAGAGTTTTTAGAAGGTAAAGGGTTGACTCAAGATGAGATCGAAAAGGCCATAAAGGAGGCATCCAGTAGTAGTGTAACTGGGACTGAGACCTCCAATACTTCCCAAACAGAAGCTTCATCCAATGCGTCTACAGGTAGACCTTTAAATACTGTTTATGAGGCAGTTCCTCCAGCGATCCCAAATCGCGATTGGAGAGACTATTTTATCATGGCCACTGCTAGCGCAGGATTGTTCTACGGTGTGTACCAGATCACCAAGCGGTATATACTGCCACAGATACTTCCAGAATCGAAATCAAAGCTCGAGCAGGACAAGGAACTCATCATGGAGCAGTTCGACAAAGTTGAGAAACTGTTATCGCAAATCGAGCAAGAGCATGAAGAATACAAGCAAAAGGAGGAGGCTAAGCTAGACGATGTCGATCGGACAATTCTACAGCTACAGAATACTCTCGACGAGACAGCCACGTTGAAACAGCGCATGGAGGCCGAGTTTACAGCAATCAAAAAAGAGTTCAACAACATGCAGTCGTCCATTGACACTTTTGTCAGGTCTGCTGGCAACGACCaggaattgaaaaagctCCAGGACGAGATCCAGTCGCTCAAAAACTTAATCAAGAGCAGTTTGGGCACCACAGGAGGGCCCGGTGGGCCTGGTGTCCCAGGTTCCTTATCCCAAACTGTCTCTCCAAACAGCACCGGATTTATTCCAGGTGCAGACTCCATCCCATCTGCAGCTGATATATTGGCAAATATGGAGCTAGGAAAGACAAAAGCCAAATCCAAGTCTCCAGAAGCTCCAGGGCCTGAACCAGCATCTGCAGCTCAAGTTCCAGCCTGGAAAAAGGCCAGAGAAGAGAACATGTCAAAGTCATCTGTCACTTCAAATTCTGCCATTCCCGAATGGCAACGAGCCATGAACACAGGAAATAGTTATGAATCGAACTAG
- the CDC43 gene encoding protein geranylgeranyltransferase type I subunit CDC43: MSETNQNKPIEWSAALVGKHLKFCQRHLHLLPPHHQDKDPNRLAVIFYALTSIQLLSERDADVGKQYGYSLEWLRSCYVECEGVEGGGILSGFAVCSMKEARLLSTLSLPNTLFGLISLMLLRDGEFVRSRVCLRSLGALVSRCQLRDGSFVSFLREDGSPARVDAHDLRFCYVAVAILRLVGCRTRADFERYIDVGGVVEFICSRECSVGGFGECDEPHGGYTSCALSALAILGELDQLDLAFRERTVRWLVDRQVREDATTMTSGDSVENEDYDPDDCGGFNGRENKLADTCYAFWCLNALSILCPDDWRQLVDLGRVQSYLMDQTQNKLIGGWAKNDQDDPDIYHTMMGIAALKLIDGELDGVLCMPTSIVHEFGLR; encoded by the coding sequence ATGTCTGAAACGAACCAGAACAAGCCAATTGAATGGTCAGCGGCGCTAGTGGGCAAGCATCTCAAGTTTTGCCAGCGACACTtgcatcttcttccaccGCACCATCAGGACAAAGACCCAAACCGACTTGCGGTGATCTTCTATGCGCTTACATCGATCCAATTGCTCAGTGAGCGGGATGCAGATGTGGGCAAACAGTATGGGTACAGTTTAGAGTGGCTCCGGTCGTGCTATGTGGAGTGTGAGGGCGTGGAAGGTGGTGGTATTTTGTCTGGGTTTGCAGTATGTTCTATGAAGGAAGCCCGGTTGTTGAGCACATTGAGCCTTCCAAATACGTTGTTCGGGCTCATTTCGCTGATGCTATTGCGGGACGGTGAGTTTGTGCGGTCGCGGGTGTGTTTGCGGTCGTTGGGAGCGCTGGTTTCGCGGTGCCAGTTGCGCGATGGGTCGTTTGTGTCTTTCTTGCGAGAGGATGGATCGCCAGCTAGGGTGGATGCGCACGACTTGCGGTTCTGCTACGTGGCTGTGGCTATATTGAGGCTCGTGGGGTGTCGAACTCGAGCTGATTTCGAGCGGTATATCGATGTTGGTGGAGTGGTGGAGTTTATTTGTTCGAGAGAATGTTCTGTTGGCGGATTCGGCGAGTGCGATGAGCCGCATGGAGGATACACTTCGTGTGCACTAAGTGCGCTAGCGATCTTGGGAGAGCTCGATCAGCTTGACCTGGCGTTCCGGGAACGTACGGTGAGATGGCTAGTGGATAGACAGGTGCGGGAGGATGCAACGACGATGACTAGCGGAGACTCGGTTGAGAATGAAGATTATGATCCAGACGACTGTGGCGGGTTCAATGGGCGTGAAAACAAACTGGCAGACACATGTTATGCGTTCTGGTGCCTCAATGCGTTGAGCATACTGTGTCCTGACGACTGGAGGCAGCTTGTGGACTTGGGCCGAGTACAGAGCTACTTGATGGACCAAACTCAGAATAAACTGATCGGAGGCTGGGCCAAGAATGACCAGGACGACCCGGATATTTACCACACAATGATGGGTATCGCGGCACTAAAACTAATAGACGGCGAATTGGACGGCGTGTTGTGCATGCCAACATCGATTGTCCACGAATTTGGGCTTCGTTAA
- the YFH1 gene encoding ferroxidase (mitochondrial), producing the protein MIGLSKRLDKGSVASQAKRLAKGLLLAQGSAASRTLAPASTRLIYTSTQSSVFTTSSSSAAAAIAKGKLLSNKTLPAATTTIQRMHNHISASTDGRDIPEEVLDLPIDEYHEISDEFMENLLEQLETLSDEQPNLVNDVELSQGVMNIEVPGKGVYVINKQPPNKQIWLASPISGPNRFDYYKNEWVSLRDGSKLLEVLGNELETSLH; encoded by the coding sequence ATGATTGGATTGAGTAAGAGACTGGACAAGGGAAGTGTGGCTTCCCAAGCGAAAAGGTTAGCCAAAGGACTGCTACTAGCCCAAGGGTCAGCTGCAAGCCGGACTCTCGCACCTGCCTCTACAAGATTGATCTATACAAGTACACAATCTAGTGTTTTTACCactagcagcagcagtgctgctgctgccatTGCAAAAGGAAAGCTGCTCTCAAACAAGACCCTTCCAGCTGCTACCACCACCATCCAGCGCATGCACAACCACATCAGCGCCTCCACAGACGGCAGGGACATCCCAGAGGAGGTCCTGGACTTGCCCATCGACGAGTACCACGAGATCTCCGACGAGTTCATGGAGAATTTGCTCGAACAGCTCGAGACCCTTTCCGATGAGCAGCCCAACCTCGTCAACGATGTCGAGCTTTCCCAGGGCGTCATGAATATCGAAGTGCCAGGAAAGGGCGTCTACGTGATCAACAAGCAGCCTCCCAACAAGCAGATCTGGCTTGCCTCGCCAATCTCGGGCCCCAACCGTTTCGACTACTACAAGAACGAGTGGGTTTCGCTCAGAGATGGCTCCAAGTTGCTGGAAGTCTTGGGAAATGAGCTCGAAACAAGCTTGCACTAG
- the HEM25 gene encoding Hem25p has protein sequence MTDQQRKPTTHLIGGFCGGLVSAIILQPFDLVKTRLQQDNSSTLWSTLKKIETPGQLWRGALPSCIRTSVGSAIYLTMLNSVRQAMSKGKSKAHGSSYLPQLNMYENMISGALTRALTGLLTMPITIIKVRYESTMYNYTSLSDATRHIFATNGIRGFFTGFGATALRDAPYAGLYMLFYDRLKEIVPTLLPNSLVKLNKNQHYSTYTSTLINGSSAFSAAVIATTITAPFDTVKTRMQLDPSKFNRFTSTFWYIASKEGIRHLFDGLSLRLTRKAFSAGIAWGIYEEIIKRFV, from the coding sequence ATGACGGATCAGCAGCGCAAGCCAACCACACATCTCATTGGAGGTTTCTGCGGTGGACTAGTTTCAGCAATTATACTACAACCGTTTGATTTAGTGAAGACAAGGCTCCAACAGGATAACAGCAGCACATTATGGTCAACTCTTAAGAAGATCGAGACGCCTGGACAGCTGTGGCGTGGTGCTCTGCCGTCATGCATTCGGACTTCTGTTGGTAGTGCGATATACTTAACGATGTTGAACAGCGTGAGACAGGCGATGAGCAAAGGGAAGAGCAAGGCTCATGGGAGCAGCTATTTACCGCAATTGAACATGTACGAGAACATGATATCGGGTGCATTAACAAGAGCTTTGACGGGACTTCTTACAATGCCGATTACTATTATCAAGGTACGGTATGAATCCACAATGTACAATTACACATCGCTTAGCGATGCGACCAGACATATCTTTGCAACCAATGGGATCCGAGGGTTCTTTACAGGGTTTGGTGCTACGGCATTGAGAGATGCTCCATATGCGGGGCTATACATGCTATTTTACGATCGTTTAAAGGAGATTGTGCCGACGTTGCTTCCCAACTCACTAGtgaaattgaacaagaaccaGCATTACTCGACGTACACTTCGACCTTGATCAACGGATCAAGCGCATTTTCTGCTGCTGTGATTGCCACGACGATCACGGCTCCATTCGACACGGTGAAGACGAGAATGCAGCTTGATCCTTCGAAGTTCAACCGGTTTACATCGACTTTCTGGTACATTGCCAGCAAAGAGGGAATAAGACACTTATTCGATGGACTCAGCTTACGGCTTACCAGAAAGGCCTTCAGCGCTGGTATTGCATGGGGCATCTACGAAGAGATAATTAAAAGGTTTGTCTAG
- the UBP1 gene encoding ubiquitin-specific protease UBP1, producing the protein MISVVLERLGLEGKRVLKAVVIGLFASLYLLYKNEFSIERSIRSLVKSGQEISQVIRERVMLGRWAPRTSEQEEVILKRGGYVGGLVNDGNTCFMNSVLQSLASSKELDRFMEVLVADAQESEEKPEEEEEEVEEAPKPETKAKPNGKKKSYGKRKKLAARAADEKLLEATSSAAAVEPNVKFTLALQELLSKLNDKHYRNRPWFKTNKLLKTMTKAPNKNIILGYDQEDAQEFFQTILSELEKNVESIYGKPEKDPKPVKEEDLPEDAIIGQASLGEIGDVFIPTAQIDPNSVLNSDQKLFSPFKIVTPLDGITAERIGCLQCGENGGIRYSVFSGLSLNLPSDNIGSPIKLSELLDEWAKPEIIEGVDCNRCALCAVVEHLEGQLRTIQEQADVNQKLVALIENRIKEVKNVLSKPVIDDEDYKKLHTENMVRKASKSKQILISRPPPLLSIHINRSVFDPRTYMIRKNNSRVIFKSRLNLSPWCCDHDEINLDARLPMSKKQEKWQESSEDDNNGNEYYSKLHRRFEREFEDSEEEGEDGEGGVNGNSNGNARTVENYDPLNGELGSASFSSSEDELDEIEEVELDALGNTIVKKRSSAGADTNVKEPLRGGGTDLAGSGPNLDDEEEEEEGDEEDEDEDDDLEDEDEDEVDDDSEESDSEDSDDSLLAPPVPPAQPIVSNVPAGPLTYSLRSVIVHYGTHNYGHYIAFRKYRGCWWRISDESVYIVDEQEVLSTPGVFMLFYEYDYDPETGKMKDDLEYQESENINTNTNTTVSPVTADAPAATVTE; encoded by the coding sequence ATGATATCTGTGGTACTAGAAAGACTAGGACTTGAGGGAAAGCGAGTATTAAAGGCGGTAGTTATTGGATTATTTGCTTCACTTTATTTGCTGTACAAGAACGAGTTTAGCATCGAGCGGTCAATAAGGTCATTGGTGAAGAGCGGGCAAGAGATTAGCCAGGTTATTCGGGAGAGAGTGATGCTAGGACGTTGGGCACCGAGGACATCCGAGCAGGAGGAGGTTATTTTGAAGAGAGGAGGGTATGTTGGAGGGTTAGTGAACGATGGGAATACGTGTTTTATGAACTCTGTGTTGCAGTCGTTGGCATCGTCGAAGGAGTTGGACAGGTTCATGGAGGTTTTGGTGGCGGATGCGCAGGAATCCGAGGAGAAAccggaagaagaagaagaagaagtagaagaagcGCCAAAGCCAGAAACCAAAGCGAAGCCAAACGGtaagaaaaagagttaTGGGAAGCGCAAGAAGCTAGCTGCACGTGCGGCAGATGAGAAGCTACTGGAGGCCACCAGctctgctgctgctgtggAGCCTAACGTGAAGTTTACCCTGGCATTACAGGAGCTTTTATCGAAGTTGAACGACAAGCATTACCGTAACAGGCCGTGGTTCAAAACCAACAAGCTTTTGAAGACTATGACCAAGGCaccaaacaaaaacatcaTCTTGGGATACGACCAAGAAGATGCGCAAGAGTTCTTCCAAACCATCCTTTctgaacttgaaaagaacgTCGAAAGCATATACGGTAAGCCCGAGAAGGACCCCAAGCCGGTGAAAGAGGAGGATCTTCCGGAGGACGCCATAATTGGACAAGCCAGCCTTGGTGAGATCGGCGATGTGTTCATTCCAACGGCCCAGATCGATCCAAACTCTGTTTTGAACTCGGATCAGAAACTCTTCTCTCCATTCAAGATCGTTACGCCCTTGGATGGTATAACTGCAGAAAGAATTGGGTGTTTACAATGTGGTGAGAATGGTGGAATCAGATACTCGGTGTTCTCTGGGCTCTCTCTAAATTTACCCAGCGATAACATTGGGTCGCCCATCAAACTATCCGAGCTTTTGGACGAGTGGGCGAAACCTGAGATCATCGAGGGTGTTGATTGTAACCGTTGCGCTCTTTGTGCTGTGGTGGAACACTTGGAGGGCCAGTTGAGGACCATTCAAGAGCAAGCCGATGTGAACCAAAAGTTAGTCGCCTTGATTGAAAATAGGATTAAAGAGGTAAAGAACGTTCTTTCCAAACCAGTCATTGACGATGAGGATTACAAAAAGTTGCACACCGAAAACATGGTGCGTAAAGCATCGAAATCGAAACAAATTCTAATTTCGAGACCTCCTCCTCTGTTATCGATTCACATCAACAGATCAGTGTTTGATCCACGTACATATATGATCCGTAAGAACAACTCGCGGGTTATCTTCAAGAGCAGATTGAACTTGTCGCCTTGGTGCTGTGATCATGATGAGATAAACCTCGATGCCCGTCTTCCGATGtccaagaaacaagagaaaTGGCAAGAGTCCTCGGAAGATGACAACAACGGTAACGAGTACTATAGTAAGTTGCATCGTAGATTCGAAAGAGAATTCGAGGACAGCGAAGAGGAGGGAGAAGACGGAGAAGGCGGCGTCAATGGTAATAGCAATGGCAACGCAAGAACTGTAGAGAATTACGATCCTCTGAATGGCGAGTTGGGCTCTGCCTCGTTCTCATCTTCTGAAGATGAGTtggatgaaattgaagaagtcgaGCTTGATGCCTTGGGTAACACTATAGTGAAAAAGAGATCATCTGCAGGTGCGGACACCAACGTCAAGGAACCTTTGCGTGGAGGTGGTACCGACCTAGCAGGCAGTGGGCCTAACCTGGACgatgaggaggaggaagaagaaggagacgaagaagacgaagacgaagacGACGACCTcgaagatgaggatgaagatgaggtTGACGATGATTCTGAAGAGTCGGATTCTGAAGACTCAGACGACTCCTTGTTGGCGCCACCAGTGCCTCCTGCACAACCAATCGTCTCAAACGTCCCAGCAGGCCCCTTGACGTACTCGCTAAGGTCTGTCATTGTCCACTACGGTACCCACAACTACGGCCACTACATTGCATTCAGAAAGTACCGTGGCTGTTGGTGGAGAATCAGCGATGAAAGCGTCTACATAGTTGACGAGCAGGAAGTGCTCTCGACGCCAGGCGTGTTCATGCTATTCTACGAATACGACTACGATCCTGAAACGGGCAAGATGAAGGACGACTTGGAGTACCAAGAGTCCGAAAACAtaaatacaaatacaaatacaacCGTAAGCCCTGTCACTGCTGATGCTCCTGCAGCCACCGTGACAGAGTAA
- the PBI2 gene encoding Pbi2p, producing MLRKAQPLYRRAMSSYIITFKDHVKEADASKIKSAISSLGGSIVHEYSLIKGFAVKLPESVHIDKIKQLYGHSFANVEEDKEVKASS from the coding sequence ATGCTACGCAAAGCACAACCACTATATCGTCGAGCCATGTCCTCATACATCATTACTTTCAAAGACCACGTCAAAGAGGCCGATGCCTCCAAGATCAAGAGCGCTATCTCCTCTCTGGGTGGGAGTATCGTCCATGAATACTCTTTAATTAAGGGTTTTGCTGTCAAGCTTCCAGAATCTGTGCACATCGACAAGATCAAGCAGCTGTACGGCCACTCTTTCGCCAATGTGGAGGAAGACAAGGAGGTCAAGGCCTCGTCCTAG
- the LYS5 gene encoding holo-[acyl-carrier-protein] synthase: MIQEQTDVNIQPQIHICDVEDGWLADDFNFESAMRLLSLEEQSQVLRKRSKKLQRMALGNRLLQLHGCSSILGVKPEDLEFSRGSFGKPMIKGMEFSMSNGERHCVMGIHFKPVGVDIASTTDCNGMSSDYVAEFRDIFTDSEFRWLSDSTHRDVLFSLLWSMKEAYMKLIGTGLNTDIQAIDVGSVPVYLAQQEVVTTQRTINGELITFSSRWITDTEVVSTAERTTAAQCGIENYRIVRLTPQAIVDALLATH; this comes from the coding sequence ATGATTCAGGAACAAACGGATGTCAATATCCAGCCACAGATCCATATTTGCGATGTTGAAGATGGATGGTTAGCAGATGACTTCAACTTTGAATCAGCGATGAGGTTGCTGTCGCTGGAAGAACAGAGCCAGGTGCTCAGAAAACGGTCAAAAAAGCTCCAGCGTATGGCATTGGGCAATAGATTGTTACAACTACATGGGTGCAGCTCTATATTGGGTGTTAAACCGGAAGATCTGGAGTTTTCCAGAGGTTCATTTGGCAAACCAATGATTAAGGGAATGGAATTCAGTATGTCAAATGGAGAGCGTCATTGTGTGATGGGGATCCATTTCAAGCCAGTAGGCGTGGATATAGCAAGTACTACAGACTGTAACGGAATGAGTTCGGACTATGTAGCTGAATTTCGAGATATATTCACAGATTCTGAGTTCCGATGGTTGAGTGACTCAACTCATCGCGATGTGCTCTTTAGTCTGCTATGGTCGATGAAAGAGGCGTACATGAAACTAATAGGTACGGGACTCAACACAGATATCCAAGCCATTGATGTAGGCAGTGTTCCGGTATATCTAGCGCAGCAAGAAGTTGTGACGACCCAGAGGACCATTAATGGCGAACTCATTACTTTTAGTTCGAGGTGGATAACTGACACTGAGGTTGTGAGTACAGCAGAGCGTACAACAGCTGCTCAATGCGGTATAGAAAATTACCGGATCGTTAGATTGACCCCACAAGCGATTGTAGATGCGCTTTTGGCCACCCATTGA